The following proteins are co-located in the Streptococcus downei MFe28 genome:
- a CDS encoding ComF family protein: MNCLLCDTPILPKETFSSILLMQSKKVYICEECQTRFERIKNPHCPTCCKSGIKKTCQDCLYWQDKGQEVCHRALFTYNDMMKDYFSRYKFQGDYLLRKVFSDAVKSALKNYPGYTIVPIPLSADSLQKRKFNQVTGFLEDASIAYCPLLKIKEKNKVSQSSKTREERLATQQFFTFNEEEKIPDKVLLVDDIYTTGATLMLARQILCEKGVKIIKTFSLAR; the protein is encoded by the coding sequence ATGAACTGTTTGCTGTGTGATACGCCAATCTTGCCCAAGGAGACCTTCTCATCCATTCTCCTGATGCAGTCAAAAAAAGTTTATATTTGTGAGGAGTGTCAAACTCGTTTTGAAAGAATTAAAAATCCGCATTGCCCGACTTGTTGCAAGTCAGGCATTAAGAAAACCTGTCAAGACTGCCTATACTGGCAAGATAAAGGACAGGAAGTTTGCCATCGTGCCCTTTTTACTTATAACGATATGATGAAAGACTATTTTTCTCGCTATAAGTTTCAAGGCGATTATCTCTTGCGGAAAGTCTTTTCAGACGCAGTCAAATCTGCCTTGAAAAATTATCCCGGTTACACCATTGTCCCCATCCCCTTGAGTGCAGACAGTCTACAAAAGCGAAAATTCAATCAAGTAACCGGCTTTCTAGAGGATGCCTCAATTGCTTACTGCCCCCTTTTAAAGATAAAGGAAAAAAATAAAGTCAGTCAATCTAGTAAGACTAGGGAAGAACGATTGGCGACTCAACAGTTTTTTACTTTCAATGAAGAAGAGAAGATACCTGATAAAGTTTTGCTAGTTGATGACATCTATACTACTGGGGCCACTCTCATGTTGGCCCGACAAATTCTCTGTGAAAAAGGAGTGAAAATTATAAAAACTTTTTCATTGGCACGCTAA